From Patagioenas fasciata isolate bPatFas1 chromosome 23, bPatFas1.hap1, whole genome shotgun sequence:
ACGCCACAGCACACCACAGTGCCATATGGCACGGTGCAGTATGTCTGGCATGGCACAGCGCGGTACGTATGGCACACAACAGTGCAGGACGTATGGTGTGGCGCAGCATGGTGCCATAAGCACGGCACAGCACGTATGGCACAAAAGGCTGCAGTATGCACAACACGGCGCTGCACGGCACGTCCTGGCGCAGCCCCCGGGGCTCTCACCACCCAGCCCCTTTTCTCCAAATCTTTTATTGCAGCAGCCCggccccccaagcccccctggAAGCGCAGCCCAGCAATGGTGGGGCCACAACGGCCGCATCCTGCCCCACACCGGGGCCAGTTCCTGCGGCAGGATCAGCCCAAACCTCCCCCAGCACACCAGTGGGGAGGGGGCGCCGCGCCGAAGCCCCGTCAGATGCGCACGGTGTTGATGCGCAGCGGCTGCACGTTCTTGCCGTTGGCGTGGCTCTGCCCGGGGCTGAAGTAGGAGCAGAGCTTGCCGGGGAAGCGCTCGCGGAAGGTGTAGAGCCAGGACATGTCATCGGCGTTGTAGAAGATGAGGAGCCCCTTGTCGTAGTCCAGGAACACCCCCACCTTCTCCAGCTTGCCCTTGACATTGAGCCGCGTCCAGGGCTCGGTGCAGGCGCTGTACTGGTTGCCGTCGTGCATGACGATGCAGTAGAAGCCCCGGCTGGGCTGGATTTGGATGCTGCCCTTGCGGGTGACGGCTTCGTGGGCCAAACCGATCATCCACTGGGTCTTCTCGGAAACCACCACCTCCCAGTAGTGCACCCCCCCGCCGAACGCCTGCGCCCCCAGCACCGACACCTCCACGTCGAAGCGTTTGGGGGAGTCCTGCAGtggttgggggtgcaggttgcCGTACGCCACGATGGTGCAGTCGTCGGAGAGGATCAGGCGGtggtgggcagtgccggggtccAGTGTcagggctgctggcactggggagggagcagggacacagggggacacagagggacacagggacaaggggaGACAAGTGTAAATTCAGGTCCCCAGACCTGGTGCAGGTGGCTCTGCCCCACCAGTTTGCAAAGCACCACGGTGCTGAGGTCACTGGTGTGTCCCCACCCTTCACCAGTGATGTTCTTGTCTCCATCTCCGGCCAGTGCGTCCCTGTCCTTCACCAGTGTGAGCTagcatgtccccatccctctaacagtaatgtccctgtccccatccctcaccAGTGACGTTTCTGTCCCCATGTCTCACTGGGGCTGTCCCTAACCCTCACCAGGGTGTCCCCCATTCCTTGCTGGTGCGCTCCAATCCCTCAGAAgcaatgtccctgtccccatctcttgACGGCGTGTCCTCATCCCTCACTGGCACATCCCCATCCCTCACCAgtagtgtccctgtccccatcctttgCCAGTGCATCCTTGTCCCTCAACACCGatgtccccacccctgtcccttgCTGGTGCATCCCCATTCCTTGCCTGAATGTCCCTGCCCCTCACtggtgctgtccctgtccccatcccttgctGGTGCATCCTCATCCCTTCCTggggacatccctgtccccatctttcaccggtgaCATCCTCATCCCTCACCAATGCATTCGCATCACTCACCagtgatgtccctgtccccatcccttgccagcatgtccccatcccatccctccccaggaaGCCCCTGTCCCTGCACCCTCACCGGGGTGGATGTCCTGGAACAGGGATTTCCAGATGGTGAACTGCAGCGGCCCCATGTACTTGGAGGTGGGGAAATCCTCGTAGGTCAGGTTGGTCTCGTGGATCTTCCCCTTCAGCCTGCGAAGGAGATGATGGAGAAGGGGGGGAGAATACGGGAGACCCCGgtgtcatagaattattttggttgggagagaccctcaagatcaagtccaactgttaacccaatcCCTGTCCTtgggaacctcatgtccgtctgtccaaccctccagggatggtgactccagcactgccctgggcagcctgttccaatgccccacagccctttggggaagaaattgttcctaaatccaacctcaacctcccctggtgcaacttgaggtcatttcctctgctcctggcgcttgttcctggggagcagagcccgacccccctggctccaagctcctttcaggcagttcagagatcaggtctcccctcagctcctgttctccagctgaaccccccaggtccctcagctgctcccatcacacttgtgctccagcccctcaccagctccattcccttctctcaactcactccagcacctcaaggcctttcttgcccAAAACTGACCGTGCTGTCCCCTCGTTGTCACCCACCTCTCGGAAAGGGACGCCACGCCGGCCAAGAAGATGTGTTTGTCGGCCTCAGCCAGGCGTTCCTGCAGGATCTGGCTGCCCTCCTGCACCTTGCGCAGCTGCTGGCTGTAGCGCTGGATCTTCTGCTCAATGTCCGTCAGCGTCCGCGCCGTGTCggcctccagctcctccagcatcGCCTTCTGCCGCTCCCGCAGCAGCCGGTGCAGCCGCTCAAAAGCCTCCCCGATGGTCACGCGCAGGCTCTTGGCCGAGGactttttggggtgcaggtggtTGTTAAGATTCCCCCAATCCTGCCCCAACCATTCCACAAATCCATAATTCCCCAAATAAACGCCactaaccaaaattattctgaacACTCCAAGCACCCAAGGATGGGTGTTTGACCCAATATCCCTACAGAAAAGCTAAAAAAATCGCATTGCTGTTGGGGTGGAGAGAAAATGGGACCTCGCTGAAAGTTGAACCCCCGAGCAAGAATAAGgagataaatataaaataaaaatgaactaaaaatataaataaaagcagCCCCAAAGGGAATGAAAGACAGCATGACAGGGAGGTTCATCAACCTGCTAGTGGGTTTCAGGGtatcaaggaaggagaaaatggGGCAGAATCACAAaactgtggggtttggggtcattGGAGGTCCCAAAATCAGGTTGGTGAGGGTGCAGGACGGAGGTTTTTGGGGCACACTCGTACCTTGGTCTCGGCCAGCTGCCGTTTGAGAAGCTGCAGGGCTTCGGTGTGGCCACGCTCActctcctgcagcccctggagctgcTCCCTCAGCTCCCGctggaaaaagacagaaaataggggatttggggaaaaaagggatCCCAGCAGGCGGCTGTCCTGACAAACCCAGCTCATGGGGTGCGAGGTCCTGGAAAaaggggtgcagggggtgccggGGGCATGGTAAGCATGTGGATCAACAGACAGACGGATGGGAAGATGCCACAGGGCTGATACTGACGGGGCCAGAAAAGGCacatggacagacggacaggagctGGCACCgagaggggacagaggagctCAGAGGAGCAGCTCAGGGTAGGGATGATGTTCCCGGgacagggagggatggagggaaggaagggatggATGGAAGTATGGACAGAtgaagggatggagggatgaagGATGGAGGGCTGGAAggatggagagatggatggagggttggaaggatggagggatggacagagggatggatggatggatggatggatggatggaagaatggagggatagatggatggatggagggatggatagatggatggaaggagggatggaaggagggagggatggaaggagggatggatggatggaagatggaggaatggatggagggatggaggaacagatggagggatggaaggatggatggaaagagggatggaaggatggagggatggatggaggggagCACACACCTGCAGCTCCTCAAAGGCATCATCCACGTTGGTGACCTGGTGCTGCTCGTGCATGGCGGGCTCGTCGCAGAAGAAGCAGACGATGGCGCGGTCGGTGAGGCAGAACAGCTTGACCTTCTCGTGGTCTTTGCAGGGGAAGGGGCTGCGCTGGGCGCCCAGGATGGCGTCCAGGGGGAAGGCGCTGTACCGCTCCACGATGTTGGCCAGTTTGAGGCTGGGGGCCAGGGTGGGCTCGGTGAAGGTTCGGCGACACTCGGGGCAGTCACGGGTGCCCTGGGGCTCCTGGCGCACCCAGTGCTCGGTGATGCAGCGGCGGCAGAAGTAATGCTCGCAGCCGAAGCTCACCGGGTCCTGGTAGATGCTCAGGCAGATGGAGCAGAGCAGCTCGTCCTTCAGGCTGCAGGCCATGGCACGGGGCCGCGGGGGTCTGGAGCGGGGGGAGATGGTAAAGGGGAGTCCTGGGGTGAGGGAATGGGGGGCCTGGGTGTGAGGCTGCTAATGAGGGGGCTGgagtggggggaattggggatcTGGATGCAATTGGGGGAGTTGTAATGAGGAGAATTGGAGGGTCAGGCTGCAATGTGGGGGAGAAATGGAGGGGGGGTTAGGCTGTAATGGGGAATGCAATGGTGTGGAATTGGGGGGTCTGGATGCAATGGGGAGACTGGGAGGATTGTGATGGGGGAGGGATTATGGGGTCTGTATGCAATGGGGGACAGGGGAGTTGCAATGGGGCAAATTGAAGGGTCAGTCTGCAATGGGGGAGTGCAATggtggggaattggggggtctggatgcaatggggggactgggggcttGTAATGGGGTGAACTGAGGGGTCTGGATGCAATGGAGGGAAGGGGAGTTGCAATGGGAAGGTCTGGATGCAATGGAGGGATTAGGGGGAACTGCAATGGGGGGGACTGTGGGGTCAGGCTGTAATGGGGGTGCGATGGTGTGGAATTGGGGGATCTGGAtgcaatggggggactggggagatTGTGATGGGGGAGGGATTATGGGGTCTGGATgcaatggggggacaggggagttGCAATGGGGGGAATTGAAGGGTCAGGCTGCAATGGGGGGGTTCAATGGTGGGAAACTGGAGGGTCTGGATGTAACTGGGGACTGAAGGGGTTGTaatggggaggaactggggggtctGGATGCAATGTGGGGGTGAAATGGCGGAGAATTGGGGGGTCTGGATGCAATGAGAGGACTGGGGGGGTCTGTAATGGGAGAATTGAGGGGATTGGATacaatggggggactgggggtgaagctGATATGAGGGGACCCGGGGGGGACGGATGCAATGGGGCTGCAATCGGGGGTTCCGGGGATGAAGCTGCCGGGAGGCCGCACCGGAGGTACCCAGGTTCGAGACCGctccccgctccgcgccccgccaAGACCCCAGGTTCGAGACCGGGCCCCGCCTGTCCCGGCCGCCGGTGCCCGCTGCCCTCACCCAGCCGCAGCGGTGCCGGTTCCCGGTGCCCGGGGAGGGGGGAGCGATCCCTCCGCCTCACAGCGCGCCCCGCCGCGACGGGCGGGGGGTGGCGGAgcaggagggggcggggccgcgcggcACTTCCTGCCCGCCCCCCCGCAGCCACAGTGGTACCGCCcccgccccattgtcccccgcgcggcgcggcccaCCGGCGCGTACCACCGCCCTCCCGCGGGGGGGGGAGCTTAAAGGGGCCGCGCCGGCGTTTAGGGGGGGAGGGCTTAAAGGGGCCGCGGCGACACTTGGGGGGCGCTTAAAGGGGCCGCGATGTGACCGACCCGCAGCTCCGCAGCCCCCCTCCCGCGGCATCTCCACCCGTgccctgtccatctgtctgtcccgcCAGCCGCCACTCATTCACCCAGCCTGCCCTGGGTCCGTTCTTCTGTCCGTCCATTCGTCCCTCAGGCCCCATCCAGCCATGTCCCCGTCTGTCCCTTATTCCATCCATTTGTCCATCTGTCcttccgtccctctgtccctccctgtccctccATCTGTCCATCCTGCCACTCCTCCACCCACCCCTTTGTCTCtctgtctgtccttctgtccACCTCCCAGCTTTCTGTGCCCACCAGTGTcagccccatcccacccccacccagagcagcaggggacccgtggggacaagggacaggggacGCTGGCACAGGTATCGCTGAGAAAACACCTGGGTTTCCCCAAATTTTACCAAGTTGGCCAAAAATCAGGTTGAGAGGAGTTTTGGGTGACGAGCTCCCACTGTCCCCTCCCGTGGCACCGTGACGTTTGGCCATGGTGGGACCTTTGGGGACCTATGGGGACCTTTGGGACCTGTGGGACATATGGGGACCTATGGGGACCTTTGGCAGCGCCGGTTGCCCCACGGCAACACTTTTCCGCCCCTCAAAAGtccctggggagccctggggacccATCTGGTCCCTCCTCAAGGGCCATACAAACACCAGGATGGGTCCCCCCAACCCTGGGtcaggatggggacagcaggcagtggctgGATGGGGACGATGGAGGCAGAGGGGGGGGGACACAATtccccagggaggggtcaagcTGCATATTTTGGAGGCGATGTGAATGCCTGGCCGGGAGCCAAAGGGAACAAACTCCTCGGTTTTCGCCCCAAACCGCCCCGCTCCAACTGCCAGTGCCCCCCTTTCTACCACCCCCCCACTGTGTGCCCCCCAAATCCCTTCCCCTTTTTTTGGTGAATAACCACCCGCTTGGTTCCTCTTCCCGCCAGGCCCGAAAAGCTTggaaaaagccaaaaaaatagatatataaacATAAACCCacatgggtttgtttttttttctttctgcttgtttttctgcATTAGGAATTCAGGTCCTGTCTCCCCGCCGGGACCCACCAGGGACCGAGGAGTGGCTGAAATTATCTCATCAAAGAGCCGGGGATGGGGCCGGTTCTAccagaggaaagcaaaaaaaaaccaccttttttcaccccaaatcctgcccggCTCACATTCAGGCCTGGAAGGTCCAAAAATGGGTTGTTACTGGTTTATCATTTAATTTGTATCCCAAAATACCCGGGAAATTAGGGCGACGGGGAACATCGTCCCGCAGGACCGCGTGGCGGGCAGCTGGGATTGTCCACGAAGGGAAACCGTGTGTTTGGGCAAACAGGGAAATTAATCCCAGTTAATTAGTAAATTGGCTTCATTacctcccagtaaccccagtgcgAGCTGGGGGGGCTCCGCTGTGACTTGATTCTCAATTTTTTGGGGGTACGCAGCCGCTTTTCAGCTCCGGCGTGCCGGAGGATGCCAAGACAAGGTGAGGGTTTTGGCCGATCCGGTA
This genomic window contains:
- the TRIM62 gene encoding E3 ubiquitin-protein ligase TRIM62, whose product is MACSLKDELLCSICLSIYQDPVSFGCEHYFCRRCITEHWVRQEPQGTRDCPECRRTFTEPTLAPSLKLANIVERYSAFPLDAILGAQRSPFPCKDHEKVKLFCLTDRAIVCFFCDEPAMHEQHQVTNVDDAFEELQRELREQLQGLQESERGHTEALQLLKRQLAETKSSAKSLRVTIGEAFERLHRLLRERQKAMLEELEADTARTLTDIEQKIQRYSQQLRKVQEGSQILQERLAEADKHIFLAGVASLSERLKGKIHETNLTYEDFPTSKYMGPLQFTIWKSLFQDIHPVPAALTLDPGTAHHRLILSDDCTIVAYGNLHPQPLQDSPKRFDVEVSVLGAQAFGGGVHYWEVVVSEKTQWMIGLAHEAVTRKGSIQIQPSRGFYCIVMHDGNQYSACTEPWTRLNVKGKLEKVGVFLDYDKGLLIFYNADDMSWLYTFRERFPGKLCSYFSPGQSHANGKNVQPLRINTVRI